Proteins found in one Caldisericia bacterium genomic segment:
- a CDS encoding DUF2877 domain-containing protein produces MKVIEGKERQLIIVGFGDYIFDGEYFLHSTFKNSINFYNNDKILTIGNKSIGNGPTNIIFNDISLFKRCKSIIKENKKLFICDLEFTLQEDKIYNSRLKVEKFDYKKFYYNLNLFETYLILISNGKGLSPLLTNNFSDDNSLFYKFILKIKSGSEKIFNGDLIDGINEIKGVGVGLTPSGDDFIYGFITGVNIIEILYNKNLDYLKNLIYESAKGENLISNNFLFLASRGMFFEKTKKLIYSLFFEDEREILERTRDILQIGETSGVDFSVGLILTLKKGGEDVCKRFN; encoded by the coding sequence TTGAAAGTAATTGAAGGAAAAGAGAGACAATTAATAATTGTTGGTTTTGGAGATTATATTTTTGATGGAGAATATTTTTTGCATTCTACTTTTAAGAATTCAATTAATTTTTATAATAATGATAAAATTTTAACAATTGGAAACAAGAGTATTGGAAATGGTCCAACAAATATAATTTTTAACGATATCTCTCTATTTAAAAGATGTAAATCTATTATAAAAGAAAATAAAAAACTTTTTATTTGTGATTTAGAATTTACACTTCAAGAAGATAAAATTTATAATTCGCGACTCAAAGTTGAAAAATTTGATTATAAAAAGTTTTATTATAATTTAAATTTGTTTGAGACTTATCTTATATTAATTTCTAATGGAAAAGGACTTTCTCCTTTATTAACTAATAACTTTTCAGATGATAACTCTTTATTTTATAAATTTATACTTAAAATTAAAAGTGGAAGTGAAAAAATTTTTAATGGTGATTTAATTGATGGAATAAATGAAATAAAAGGTGTAGGAGTTGGTTTGACACCAAGCGGTGATGATTTTATTTATGGATTCATTACTGGAGTAAACATAATAGAGATTCTATATAATAAAAATTTGGATTATCTTAAAAATTTAATATATGAGAGCGCCAAAGGAGAAAATTTAATTTCAAATAATTTTCTTTTTTTAGCAAGTAGGGGAATGTTTTTTGAAAAAACAAAAAAATTGATTTATTCACTCTTTTTTGAAGATGAGAGAGAGATTTTAGAGCGTACTAGAGATATACTCCAGATTGGTGAAACATCTGGAGTAGATTTTAGTGTAGGTTTAATTTTAACGCTTAAAAAAGGAGGAGAAGATGTATGTAAAAGGTTTAATTAA
- a CDS encoding M23 family metallopeptidase, producing the protein MVDKRKDKDISIIIVPHGRGKVKIIKLNRILYFLFIFFIVSFSITLTYFIIDYTKLRESFNILASKNLYNLSEVKDKQIEILEKKVNEQSAKIDAYFEYIAYLSSLDTEIRKLAMIPGAPVNINKLIEEKKKEYTYTLESLAAKVDENDKKIKAFESKSKSVELTLLVLRESTKEYNSILEHTPNIWPVVGPIMSYYGWRIHPITKKPDFHKGIDIDAVEGTQIAAAASGVVTKVGWNGGYGLEVEIYHRDGIVTVYAHCSKVLVNVGDEVKKGQVIALVGMTGIATDPHLHYEVRINGVPVDPTSYLPGLENR; encoded by the coding sequence ATGGTTGATAAGAGGAAGGATAAAGATATATCAATTATAATTGTTCCTCATGGAAGAGGTAAAGTTAAAATAATAAAATTAAATAGAATTTTATATTTCCTTTTTATATTTTTTATCGTATCATTTTCAATTACTTTAACTTATTTTATAATCGATTACACTAAATTAAGAGAGAGTTTTAATATTCTTGCTTCAAAAAATCTATATAATCTTTCTGAAGTTAAGGATAAACAGATTGAAATTTTAGAGAAAAAAGTAAATGAACAATCAGCAAAAATAGATGCCTATTTTGAATATATTGCTTATCTTTCATCTCTTGATACTGAGATAAGAAAACTTGCAATGATACCAGGTGCTCCTGTTAACATAAACAAATTAATTGAAGAAAAGAAAAAAGAATACACATATACATTAGAATCTTTAGCTGCAAAAGTGGATGAAAATGATAAAAAAATAAAAGCATTTGAGAGTAAATCTAAAAGTGTAGAATTAACTCTCCTTGTTCTAAGAGAGTCAACAAAAGAATACAATTCTATTTTAGAGCATACACCAAACATTTGGCCTGTTGTAGGTCCAATTATGTCATATTATGGTTGGAGAATACATCCAATTACAAAGAAGCCAGATTTTCATAAAGGAATAGATATTGATGCAGTTGAGGGAACTCAAATTGCTGCTGCAGCATCAGGGGTTGTTACAAAAGTTGGATGGAATGGTGGTTATGGATTAGAAGTTGAAATTTATCATAGAGATGGAATAGTAACTGTTTATGCTCATTGTTCAAAAGTTTTGGTAAATGTAGGTGATGAAGTTAAAAAAGGTCAAGTTATTGCTCTTGTTGGAATGACAGGAATTGCTACAGATCCACATTTACATTATGAAGTAAGAATAAACGGTGTTCCAGTAGATCCAACATCTTATCTTCCTGGACTTGAAAATAGATAA
- a CDS encoding solute carrier family 23 protein, translating into MSNGTQQVGWVIYPIGSKPRWGLAFFLGFQHFLTMFGATISIPLLVGNAMGFPPDQLAILIAAVFLNSGITTWCQQLIGNKLPIVQGGSFSFLGPTFAIIGMVQAQGGDWKMCIQHVAGAIMFASFFEIILGYSGIMGKVKRLIGPLSIGPTITMIGLALYSVGAPYMATNWTISLITLIALIVYSQVFSRKSRFFLLFPVISAIATGWIAAVIGTLTGLIPEGNAANLTQAFKNIAEAPWFTIKPYIPFRWGFPSNTGILVAGSFGMLAAYLASMVESIGDYHSCAKISEAPPPTERMISRGLGAEGVGCLIAGILQSGNSSTSYSENIGAIGLTRVAARRVIRAGAIIMLILPLIGKLFAVFASLPQPVVGAMYVGLFGLIAAVGLNNLQYVNLNNSRNLFILGLSLFGGLSFPAAFSPIRDSFSKKLAEQGASFGVVLGLIVFTILSTPMAVSAIIGILLDNLLPGATREERGFGYWEREATEEAWQKAEAEWAKMKEGEERKLAGFEASQQ; encoded by the coding sequence ATGTCAAATGGTACACAACAAGTAGGTTGGGTTATTTACCCAATTGGCAGTAAGCCAAGATGGGGTCTTGCATTTTTCTTGGGTTTCCAGCATTTCTTAACAATGTTTGGCGCAACAATTTCAATTCCTCTTCTTGTAGGAAATGCAATGGGATTTCCACCAGATCAACTTGCAATTCTTATTGCAGCAGTATTTTTAAATTCAGGAATCACAACATGGTGTCAGCAACTAATTGGTAATAAATTACCAATTGTCCAAGGAGGTTCATTCTCATTTTTAGGTCCAACATTTGCAATTATTGGAATGGTTCAAGCACAAGGTGGAGACTGGAAAATGTGTATTCAGCATGTTGCTGGCGCAATTATGTTTGCTTCTTTCTTTGAAATTATTCTTGGTTATTCAGGAATTATGGGTAAAGTTAAAAGACTTATTGGTCCTCTCTCAATTGGTCCAACAATTACAATGATAGGACTTGCTCTTTACTCAGTAGGTGCTCCATATATGGCAACTAACTGGACAATTTCATTAATTACACTTATTGCGTTAATTGTTTATTCTCAAGTTTTCTCAAGAAAGAGTAGATTCTTCCTTCTCTTTCCAGTTATATCAGCAATTGCAACTGGTTGGATAGCAGCAGTTATTGGAACATTGACAGGATTAATTCCAGAAGGTAATGCTGCAAACTTAACTCAAGCATTCAAAAATATTGCAGAAGCACCTTGGTTCACAATTAAACCATATATTCCATTTAGATGGGGTTTCCCATCAAATACAGGTATTTTAGTTGCAGGTTCATTTGGAATGCTTGCTGCATATCTTGCATCAATGGTTGAATCAATTGGAGATTATCACTCTTGTGCAAAAATTTCAGAGGCACCACCTCCAACTGAAAGAATGATTTCTCGTGGTCTTGGTGCAGAAGGAGTTGGATGCTTAATAGCAGGTATACTTCAGTCAGGAAATAGTTCTACATCTTACTCTGAAAACATTGGAGCAATAGGATTAACAAGAGTTGCTGCTCGTAGAGTTATTAGAGCAGGAGCAATAATAATGCTTATATTACCACTTATTGGTAAACTATTTGCAGTCTTTGCTTCACTTCCACAACCAGTTGTTGGTGCAATGTATGTTGGACTATTTGGTTTAATTGCAGCAGTTGGATTAAATAACCTTCAATATGTTAATCTTAATAACTCAAGAAACCTCTTTATTTTAGGATTATCACTATTTGGTGGTCTTTCATTCCCAGCAGCCTTCTCTCCAATTAGAGATAGTTTTTCAAAGAAATTAGCAGAACAAGGTGCATCTTTTGGAGTAGTTTTAGGTTTAATTGTCTTCACAATTCTTTCAACACCAATGGCTGTTTCTGCAATAATTGGTATTTTACTTGATAACCTGCTTCCTGGTGCAACAAGAGAAGAGAGAGGATTTGGATATTGGGAGAGAGAAGCAACAGAAGAAGCATGGCAGAAAGCAGAAGCTGAATGGGCAAAGATGAAAGAGGGTGAAGAAAGAAAACTTGCTGGATTCGAAGCATCACAACAATAA
- a CDS encoding HutP family protein, whose amino-acid sequence MEKKERKEIEFKMDIDRIGKVALLLSMSSDEEENEIKKKILESTNYKVGVTRVAGFASEIRRKFAPAVLGAALNCNVINKTTPEVHALLHASLEALNAIIHSESLDSSLSLKVSVVSDGKWICVGIFGDSAFYPITNHEKSALGIMHIK is encoded by the coding sequence ATGGAGAAAAAAGAGAGAAAAGAAATTGAGTTTAAAATGGACATAGATAGAATTGGTAAGGTTGCGCTTCTTCTTTCAATGTCATCAGATGAAGAAGAAAATGAAATAAAGAAAAAAATTCTTGAGTCTACAAATTATAAGGTAGGAGTAACAAGGGTCGCAGGTTTTGCTTCAGAAATTAGAAGAAAATTTGCACCAGCAGTTTTAGGTGCAGCACTAAATTGTAATGTAATAAATAAAACAACACCCGAAGTTCATGCTTTACTTCATGCATCTCTTGAAGCATTAAATGCAATAATTCATAGCGAATCACTTGATTCCTCTCTTTCATTAAAAGTTTCTGTTGTTTCTGATGGAAAATGGATTTGTGTTGGTATTTTTGGTGATTCTGCATTTTATCCTATTACAAATCATGAAAAAAGTGCATTAGGAATAATGCACATTAAATAA
- a CDS encoding transporter substrate-binding domain-containing protein: protein MKKLVILLILFLLFISCEKKPKDSVLKGRVLDENGSPISDVEILILENGLSFKTHEDGTFYISYPFEKRTYTLLFHKEGFVDEEKKVDLIDSEEEIEVVLTYNTFEKITKKGTILIGTSLNDKPLSYSEGGKKLGFEVDLIRKISEMLALSPTILRIDKDKLLESLINRDIDLVISGISEKDINFELKEKLIFSRPYFIDGYVIIVRDNEEKIKDLSTLNGKRVYLTEKNLIDVVKNFSPNIKKIEVETCLEYCLEDLERVVADAIITKFSTASYYAKRYKKIKIVDFVYDMKGYSIILRKEDEEILKKIDEIISNLIETQEFYKIYNRWFYPLDKFKVS, encoded by the coding sequence ATGAAAAAACTGGTAATTTTATTAATTTTATTTCTTCTTTTTATTTCATGTGAAAAGAAGCCCAAAGATAGTGTTTTAAAGGGAAGGGTATTAGATGAAAATGGTTCACCTATTTCTGATGTTGAAATCTTAATCTTAGAGAATGGATTAAGTTTCAAAACTCATGAAGATGGAACATTTTATATAAGTTATCCTTTTGAAAAAAGAACATACACACTTTTATTTCATAAAGAAGGATTTGTGGATGAAGAGAAAAAGGTTGATTTAATTGATTCTGAAGAAGAAATAGAGGTTGTGTTAACATACAATACATTCGAGAAGATAACAAAAAAAGGAACAATTTTAATAGGTACCTCATTGAATGACAAACCTCTTTCTTATAGTGAGGGTGGTAAAAAACTTGGTTTTGAGGTTGATTTAATAAGAAAAATTTCAGAAATGCTTGCATTATCTCCTACAATTTTGAGAATTGATAAAGACAAACTCTTAGAAAGTTTAATTAATAGAGATATTGATTTAGTGATATCTGGAATATCAGAGAAAGACATAAATTTTGAATTAAAAGAAAAATTGATATTTTCTAGACCATATTTTATTGATGGATATGTGATTATAGTTAGGGATAATGAAGAAAAAATAAAAGACCTTTCAACACTAAACGGAAAAAGGGTTTATTTAACAGAAAAAAATTTAATAGATGTAGTTAAAAATTTTTCTCCAAATATAAAAAAAATTGAAGTTGAAACATGTTTAGAGTATTGTCTTGAAGATTTAGAGAGAGTTGTTGCTGATGCAATTATTACAAAATTTTCAACTGCTTCCTATTATGCTAAAAGATATAAAAAAATAAAAATAGTTGATTTTGTATATGATATGAAAGGCTATTCTATTATCTTAAGAAAAGAAGATGAAGAAATATTAAAAAAAATTGATGAAATTATTTCAAATTTAATTGAAACTCAAGAATTCTATAAGATTTATAATAGATGGTTTTATCCTCTTGACAAATTTAAAGTGAGTTAG